Within the Actinomycetota bacterium genome, the region ACTTTCGGTTATTTCCTGTAATTTTTCATGAAATTTTTTAATCATATCTTTTTTGCTTCCATCAGAAAAATATTAAAATTTACAATATATAATATAACAAAAATTACATATTAAATATATTAACAATAAATAAAAATATATAAAGCCAATAATATCCCCGGGATTTTATTTTAGGCGGATATCAGGATAATTCCCTTTTTTTCAGCCTCTGTCTTACTCTTATAATGCTTCCAATTACAGAAAAGAACAATACAAGGAAAAGCAACACAAGAGCTGTTCCCCACTGTATGTCTTCAGGAGGATTGGTTACCTGAGTAGCAAGAACATAAAGATGATAAGGCAGAGCCATTACCTGGTCAAGTATGGACTTTGGGAGTCCAGGCTGGGAAAAAGCTGCTACTGTAAAAATTATAGGTGCGGTTTCACCTGCAGCCCTTCCTATACCTATTACAGAACCTGTGATAATGCCTGGAAGAGCCTGCGGAAGAACAACCTTGTAAATTGTCTGCCATTTGGTTGCGCCCAGCGCCAGAGAAGCATGCCTGTAGGTGTCCGAGACAGACTTTAAAGCTTCTTCTGTTGAAGTTATTATTACGGGAAGAATCATAAGCGCAAGCGTCAGCGAGCCGGCAAGAATTGATTTGCCAAGTCTAAGGAAAAGAACAAAAAATCCAAGTCCGAAAAGCCCGAAGACAACAGAAGGAACCCCGGACATATTTATTATTGACAGTCTGATTATTCTGGTTATTTTTGACTTTCCGGCATATTCATTTATATAGATGGCTGCGAAAATACCGATTGGAAGAGCAAATATTATAGTACCTATCATCAGATACAGAGTGCCTAAAATTGCCGGAAATATTCCGCCTTCCCTCATTCCGTTTTCAGGAAAACCCAGAATAAAATTCAGGTTTATTGCCCTGGCTCCCCTTATAACAAGAAAAATTATAATACCAAGGACAAAAACTACCACCACAAGAGTACAGAAAAGCAGAAGTCCGTAAAATATTTTCTGTTGCAGATATCTTTTTTTCATTTTAATTTTCAGCTCTTATTTTCATTATCAAAATTTGCAAAACACAGGAAACTTTTCCATAAATATTACATTTTTTTTATTCTTCCGATAAACCTGTCGGCTATAAAATTTATAAGAAATGTGATGATAAAAAGAACCAGGCCGATTGCAAACAAAGAAGAGAAATGCAAACCCCCCTTTACGGTTTCTCCCATTTCCGCTGCAATTGTCGCAGTAATTGTTCTGACCGGCTGAAGCCAGGAAAAAACTATTCTTGGGGAATTTCCGGTAACCATAAGTACGGTCATTGTCTCCCCGACTATTCTCCCGAGTCCAAGCATTATGGAAGCGACTATCCCTGATTTCGCGGCAGGTACCACAACCTTATATGTCGTTTCCCACTTTGTTGCCCCTAGCGCAAGTGAAGCATGCCTGAATTTTATGGGAACAGCATTTATGGCATCTTCCGAAATGGATATTATTGTTGGAAGACTCATAAAAGCAAGCATTACCGAACCCGCAAGAGCTGTCAGCCCTATTGGCAGCCCGAATGCTTTCTTGATGAGCGGTACGATAAGCTGAATACCTATAAACCCTATCACTACCGAAGGAATAGTAGCAAGAATTTCAATTATCGGCTTTAATGTCTCTCTGACAGCTCTGGGTGCAAGCTCTCCTATATAAATAGCCGCTCCAACACCAAGCGGGAGAGCAATGATTATAGCTCCTACAGCTACGAGAGCTGAGCCGGCAAGAAGCGGAAGCAGGCCGAATTTCTCAGTTGATGTGGGAGACCATTTTGTCCCTGTCAGAAAATCAAAAATCGGATAACTTGAAAAAAATCTGATGGAATTATAAACAAGAAATATAAGTATTACGGTAAGAACTACTATGGAAATAATCCCATTTAAAAAAATGAATTTTGTTATAAGAAAATTTTTAAAATTATTCCACTTTGATTTCATTATATCTTTGAAAAATCACTTCAGATCTAATTTTTAATGCTAAAGAACTTATAGTTGTTTATTATTTTACCGGAACAAATCCTGCTTCGGTTCCAATATTCTGTCCTTTTTCGCTTAGTATAAAATCAATATATCCTCTGGCAATATCACTTATATTATCCTCATTAACATAAATAAAAAGTTCTCTGGAAATAGGATATATCCTTTCTCTGACAGATTTTACTGAAGGCATAACAGCCTGTGATGAATCATCCTTTTTTATATAAAGGGTGTTCATTTCAGATCTTACAAATCCCAGACCTATATACCCTATGCAGTTGTCTGTGTCCAATATATTATTTACTATCTCAGCATTGGAGTTAAGCCTTATCGTCATCTGCGAATAATCCTTGCTTTTTTCTGTTCCTTTTCTTCGAATTATTTCTTCAAGAAAATATTCGCCGGTTCCGGAATTTGTATCTCTTGCAAAAAGTGTTATCTCCTTATCCGGACCCCCCATCTCACTCCATCTGTTAATTTCGCCTGTATATATTTTCGCCAGTTGTTCCAGGGTGATTTCACCGATATCTATG harbors:
- the pstC gene encoding phosphate ABC transporter permease subunit PstC, which translates into the protein MKSKWNNFKNFLITKFIFLNGIISIVVLTVILIFLVYNSIRFFSSYPIFDFLTGTKWSPTSTEKFGLLPLLAGSALVAVGAIIIALPLGVGAAIYIGELAPRAVRETLKPIIEILATIPSVVIGFIGIQLIVPLIKKAFGLPIGLTALAGSVMLAFMSLPTIISISEDAINAVPIKFRHASLALGATKWETTYKVVVPAAKSGIVASIMLGLGRIVGETMTVLMVTGNSPRIVFSWLQPVRTITATIAAEMGETVKGGLHFSSLFAIGLVLFIITFLINFIADRFIGRIKKM
- the pstA gene encoding phosphate ABC transporter permease PstA, with translation MKKRYLQQKIFYGLLLFCTLVVVVFVLGIIIFLVIRGARAINLNFILGFPENGMREGGIFPAILGTLYLMIGTIIFALPIGIFAAIYINEYAGKSKITRIIRLSIINMSGVPSVVFGLFGLGFFVLFLRLGKSILAGSLTLALMILPVIITSTEEALKSVSDTYRHASLALGATKWQTIYKVVLPQALPGIITGSVIGIGRAAGETAPIIFTVAAFSQPGLPKSILDQVMALPYHLYVLATQVTNPPEDIQWGTALVLLFLVLFFSVIGSIIRVRQRLKKRELS
- a CDS encoding PstS family phosphate ABC transporter substrate-binding protein; this translates as NKIYIKKKLYGKNYYMIKIARKSLSLLIILIIASFAFSGCGSNSPEGQTESAGPCVNSSSGESAGSGAEKKFDGKTLVLTGSTTLLEVANSWAEEFYKEFGGRITVNGGGSGEGIASLINGTTDIANSSRDIKDTEIQSAQENGIKILEIPVLYDGIAIIVSGNIDIGEITLEQLAKIYTGEINRWSEMGGPDKEITLFARDTNSGTGEYFLEEIIRRKGTEKSKDYSQMTIRLNSNAEIVNNILDTDNCIGYIGLGFVRSEMNTLYIKKDDSSQAVMPSVKSVRERIYPISRELFIYVNEDNISDIARGYIDFILSEKGQNIGTEAGFVPVK